From one Pontibacillus sp. HMF3514 genomic stretch:
- the fabG gene encoding 3-oxoacyl-[acyl-carrier-protein] reductase: protein MLDGKVALVTGASRGIGRAIALELARQGAKVAVNYAGSEQKAQEVVDEIKELGSEGIKIQANVSSEDDVKSMVKEVVDTYGGIDILVNNAGITRDNLLMRMKEEEFDQVIDTNLKGVFLTTKTVTRPMMKKRGGKIINIASVVGVSGNPGQANYVAAKAGVIGMTKSSAKELASRNILVNAVAPGFIETDMTDQLTDEQVESMNSMIPLARLGNGEDIAKVVKFLASDDSNYITGQTIHVDGGMVM from the coding sequence ATGTTAGATGGTAAAGTAGCCTTAGTAACAGGTGCTTCTAGAGGAATAGGGCGTGCCATTGCTTTAGAACTTGCTAGACAAGGTGCAAAGGTGGCAGTAAACTACGCAGGAAGTGAACAAAAAGCTCAAGAAGTGGTTGATGAAATTAAGGAGCTGGGTTCAGAAGGAATTAAAATTCAAGCAAATGTCTCTTCTGAGGACGATGTTAAGAGCATGGTAAAAGAAGTTGTCGATACTTACGGCGGCATCGATATCCTAGTAAACAATGCTGGTATCACAAGAGATAACCTTCTTATGCGCATGAAAGAGGAAGAATTTGATCAAGTTATTGATACAAACCTTAAAGGTGTTTTCTTAACGACGAAAACTGTGACTCGTCCTATGATGAAGAAGCGTGGTGGTAAAATCATTAACATCGCTTCTGTTGTAGGTGTAAGCGGAAACCCTGGTCAAGCTAATTACGTAGCAGCTAAAGCTGGAGTAATCGGTATGACCAAATCATCAGCAAAAGAGCTTGCAAGTCGAAACATTCTGGTTAATGCTGTCGCACCTGGCTTTATTGAAACGGATATGACAGACCAATTGACTGATGAACAAGTTGAATCCATGAATAGTATGATTCCACTTGCTCGCTTAGGTAATGGTGAAGATATTGCAAAAGTAGTGAAGTTCTTAGCTTCTGACGATTCCAATTATATTACGGGCCAGACGATCCATGTTGACGGTGGTATGGTCATGTAA
- the fapR gene encoding transcription factor FapR — MKRNKQERQARLQEKIEQMPFITDEELAKTFGVSIQTIRLDRMELSIPELRERIKFVATNQWNETVKALPLDEVIGEVIDLELDQKAISILDIREEHVFSRNRIARGHHLFAQANSLAVAVINDELALTAKSEIQFKRQVKQGERVVAKASVEGHDEKGRTIVNVVSSVESEPVFSGNFIMYRSNEHKGES, encoded by the coding sequence ATGAAACGAAATAAACAGGAACGACAAGCACGCTTACAAGAAAAAATCGAACAAATGCCATTCATTACAGATGAAGAGCTTGCCAAAACCTTTGGGGTCAGCATACAAACGATTCGTCTTGATCGAATGGAGTTATCGATTCCTGAATTGCGCGAACGTATTAAATTCGTCGCTACGAACCAATGGAATGAGACGGTCAAAGCCTTACCCCTTGATGAAGTCATTGGGGAGGTTATTGATTTAGAACTTGATCAAAAAGCGATATCCATTTTAGATATAAGAGAAGAGCATGTTTTTTCTCGAAACCGTATTGCGAGAGGTCACCATTTATTTGCCCAGGCCAATTCATTAGCTGTTGCTGTAATCAATGATGAACTTGCTTTAACAGCCAAATCAGAGATTCAGTTTAAACGACAAGTTAAGCAAGGCGAACGCGTAGTGGCTAAAGCTAGCGTAGAAGGGCATGATGAAAAAGGGAGAACGATCGTGAATGTGGTAAGTTCAGTCGAAAGTGAACCGGTATTTTCGGGTAACTTTATAATGTATCGTTCAAATGAACATAAAGGAGAGTCCTAA
- the fabD gene encoding ACP S-malonyltransferase yields MKKVAFVFPGQGSQEVGMGKAFYDEYPSVNDSFHKADSLLDVPLSEYMLEGPQETLTKTENAQPALLLASSVITNLLNEEGVKPAMVAGHSLGEYSALVAAGSLSLEDALQLVQTRGKLMEEAVPSGEGAMAAVLGLDAETIDSVAAEIRDEGEVVDVANYNCPGQIVISGSKEGVDKACERLKEKGAKRALPLNVSGPFHSRLMKPASEKFQDALDEVSIHDAEVPVYANVTAEAIQDQTRIFELLVEQLYSPVRFEETIKNMMDKDIDAFVEVGNGKVLSGLIRKVNRRMKTFAIQDPESLQQFLEWYKED; encoded by the coding sequence ATGAAGAAAGTAGCTTTTGTTTTTCCAGGACAAGGTTCTCAAGAAGTAGGAATGGGAAAAGCTTTTTATGATGAATATCCTTCTGTAAACGATTCATTTCATAAAGCTGATTCCTTGTTAGACGTTCCATTATCTGAATATATGTTAGAAGGACCTCAAGAAACGTTAACCAAAACGGAGAATGCTCAACCAGCTTTATTATTAGCAAGTAGTGTAATCACAAACTTATTAAATGAAGAAGGCGTAAAGCCAGCAATGGTTGCAGGGCATAGTCTTGGTGAATATAGCGCTCTAGTTGCAGCTGGGTCACTATCTTTGGAAGATGCCTTACAACTAGTTCAGACTAGAGGGAAGTTAATGGAGGAAGCTGTACCATCAGGTGAAGGTGCAATGGCGGCAGTACTTGGTCTTGATGCTGAAACGATTGATAGCGTAGCAGCTGAAATCCGTGATGAAGGAGAAGTTGTAGATGTAGCAAACTACAACTGTCCTGGTCAAATTGTTATCTCAGGCTCAAAAGAAGGCGTAGACAAGGCATGTGAACGTTTAAAGGAAAAAGGCGCTAAACGAGCTTTACCGCTAAATGTTAGTGGTCCATTCCACTCTCGATTAATGAAACCAGCAAGTGAAAAGTTTCAAGATGCACTTGACGAAGTTTCTATTCATGATGCAGAGGTTCCAGTGTATGCGAACGTAACAGCTGAAGCCATTCAAGATCAGACTCGTATTTTTGAATTACTTGTTGAACAGTTATATTCTCCAGTTCGTTTTGAAGAAACCATTAAGAATATGATGGACAAGGATATTGATGCATTTGTAGAAGTTGGAAATGGTAAAGTGCTAAGTGGTTTAATCCGTAAAGTGAATCGCCGTATGAAGACTTTTGCAATTCAAGACCCAGAATCGTTACAACAATTTTTAGAATGGTATAAGGAGGATTAA
- the plsX gene encoding phosphate acyltransferase PlsX — protein MKIAIDAMGGDHAPKEIVLGAVQAVKEIPNLEITLIGDEEKIQPLIEDASSINIIHTTDVITSEDEPVRAVRRKKNASMVLMAKEVKEGRAGACISAGNTGALMSAGLFVVGRIKGIERPALSPTLPTIDGKGFLLLDVGANVDAKPQHLVQYAVMGSIYTENVRGIENPKVGLLNVGTEDGKGNDLTKKAFEQLKQAPINFVGNVEARDLLNGVADVVVTDGFTGNVALKTVEGTALSMFSMMKDTFMTNWKTKLAASMVKTDLKGLKDQLDYSEYGGAGLFGLASPVIKAHGSSNARAMYNAIKQACHMIEHDVNQTIADTVQNMDFMEEDNE, from the coding sequence ATGAAGATAGCAATTGATGCCATGGGAGGAGATCATGCTCCTAAAGAAATTGTATTAGGAGCAGTTCAAGCTGTTAAAGAGATCCCGAACCTTGAAATCACTCTTATTGGAGATGAAGAGAAAATTCAACCATTAATTGAGGATGCTTCTTCGATCAATATTATACATACTACCGATGTAATCACGAGTGAGGATGAGCCTGTTCGTGCTGTGCGTCGTAAGAAGAATGCTTCTATGGTATTAATGGCCAAAGAAGTTAAAGAAGGACGAGCAGGTGCTTGTATATCTGCAGGGAATACTGGTGCCTTAATGAGTGCAGGCTTATTTGTAGTAGGACGTATCAAAGGAATTGAACGCCCTGCGCTAAGTCCAACACTCCCAACGATTGATGGAAAAGGATTTTTATTATTGGATGTAGGTGCTAATGTGGACGCTAAGCCACAACACCTCGTACAATATGCAGTTATGGGATCAATTTATACTGAAAATGTAAGAGGTATCGAAAATCCTAAAGTCGGTCTATTAAATGTTGGAACAGAAGATGGTAAAGGGAACGACCTTACAAAAAAAGCTTTTGAGCAATTAAAGCAAGCGCCTATTAACTTTGTTGGTAATGTAGAGGCGCGTGATCTTTTAAATGGTGTAGCTGATGTAGTCGTAACAGATGGATTCACAGGAAATGTTGCATTGAAAACTGTAGAAGGAACAGCCTTATCCATGTTTTCAATGATGAAAGACACTTTTATGACAAATTGGAAGACGAAATTAGCTGCTAGTATGGTCAAAACAGATCTTAAAGGATTGAAAGACCAGTTAGATTACTCTGAGTATGGTGGTGCTGGATTATTTGGATTAGCATCTCCAGTTATTAAAGCTCATGGTTCATCAAATGCTCGGGCGATGTACAATGCGATTAAACAAGCTTGCCATATGATTGAGCATGATGTGAACCAAACCATAGCTGATACTGTGCAGAACATGGATTTTATGGAGGAGGATAACGAATGA